CCTCGTCTTTTGCCCCGGACATCCCATAGCAATGGGGACAAGGCCGGTTTGGGGCGAGAGCTCTTGTGGAAGGAGCCCCATTGCCCATCGGGACACCTCGAAGGCCACAAAACAAAGTATGAGGGAAGGCCAAGTTTTCATGGAGTCGTAGAATCGCCCCGACTGGTAGGAACCTCAacagatcatctggtccaaccttttgtgggaaagggagcctagacGAGATTACCTAGCCCCCTGTCCAATCGCATCTTGAAAACCTTCAGTCTTGGGGACTCTACCACGTCTCTGGGGAGGTCGTTGCGGGGaatgattgttctcactgtaaaaaaagtctttcttatATCGAGGCGAAGCCTCTGCCGGTTGCTCCCTGTCCTCTCCATGTGTCTCGCTGTTAAGAGAGAGTCTCCGTCGTCTTTGTAGTggcctttaagtactggaaaacTGTGATGAGTGCAGGAAAAGAGCACCACAGGACAGCACGAGGCTCAGTATGGGTTGTATACatggatttgtgtgtgtgtgtgtgcctcctgggaggggtgtgtgtgtgtgcctccTGGGAGGCATGCTCAGCCTcgctgctggctgggcctggGGGCGTGGAGCTGTGgcagcctgggctctgctggGCTCCTGGGTTCAGCAGCCACTGAAGAGAAAGGGATCCTTCTGGGCTGTCCAAACCACCAAGCTCATCTGTCGATGAGAAAGAGTTCTgctcttcttctcttccctgagGCTGGCCAGGTGAGATCAAGGTGCCCATGAAGAAGCTGACCCCTCCGCAGCAGGCAGCCCCTTTCTCATCTCCCCCAGGCTCTGCNNNNNNNNNNNNNNNNNNNNNNNNNNNNNNNNNNNNNNNNNNNNNNNNNNNNNNNNNNNNNNNNNNNNNNNNNNNNNNNNNNNNNNNNNNNNNNNNNNNNNNNNNNNNNNNNNNNNNNNNNNNNNNNNNNNNNNNNNNNNNNNNNNNNNNNNNNNNNNNNNNNNNNNNNNNNNNNNNNNNNNNNNNNNNNNNNNNNNNNNCTCAAACTACTGATGTGCACCAGCACGTGCCAAAGGCCACGGTGGGTGAGGGGAGAAGTTGAGTACAGCCTTGCTGTTcgtccctccctgctctcccttctgGCAATTGAGAGGCCATGCAAAGAGGAGCAGACGCCGGGACAGACACTCTGCTCCTCACGTAGCCTCCTTTGCCACCAGACAGGAGCATGACACAGCCCGTCACACCTCCGCTACAGCAGGCAGTGAGTACCATTGCTGGGCTGCTCTCCTCCTTGGCCTGCCACCCTGCCCCGCTGCTGGATGCGGGAAGGGTGGTGAGGCATTCCTCTGCCGCATGAGGAGCCTGGCATTTGCTGTGCCTGAGCAAAGCTGAGGCAGCGGGAGAGGGCACATGCATCCACCTGCCTCAGCAGGCATGTGGTAACACCTGAGGGCAGGAAGCGGACAGCACAGGCCCATCCTTGCTCCGCAAGATGCCTTCTGCTTTGAACTGCAGCCACAAGAGGACATGTCCTTCCCAGGGCTGGCAAGGCAACCGAAAGTGAAGAGCACCCTCAGTCAAATGCCTGTGAGTTTACTCCTCAGCCGCTTTGACCTTGAACCCTTGGGGCTGACTACCCACTTTGAGAATGACAGTTTTGAGAATGAGAATTGACAGATTGCCATAGAACAAGATTTCCgcgcgcccccccgccccctccccttcccattttttcctttgttttggcGCCACCACAGAGCTACCGGGCCACCTCTAGGAATGGTCCCAGTGCCCCCACCCCTTCACACAGCGGCGCTTCTCTCCATCTCACAGAGGGTCCTTCCTTGGCCTTCACCTTCCAACCACCTCTGGGCTTCTGAGTCCCCTCCTTTCCGTCTCCCTCGGCCAGACAAGCATCCAGCTGGGGCTTGGCTGATTGCTGAGCCCTTCCATGGCCCTGCGGGGCCTTGTGCTTCTCAGGGTCAGCCTCAGCCCTTCAACAGGAGACCCACGTGAGTGGCCTTCATCAGGAGTGCTCCACAGCTGAAGGCCTGACTGAGAGTGGTAGTCACGTTCCCCAGCAAGGATGTGCACAACCCACACACAGGCCCTGGAGCTACTGAAACCCTTTCCTGGGAACTGGCATGGGACCTCAAATGACCGTTGCTTTGAGGAGCCAGCATCTAATGCATCACTGTGCTCTCGCCCAATAGGGAAATGCAAGCCAGACCTTGCAGATGAAAGAGACAAGCTCTTCACCTCTTGGCTGCGCTTTGCAAGCCTCAAATTGCTGTTGGTCAATGTGCTTCACACCGAAGGCGTGTTCCAGCTCTCCTGAGGCGCTGGCTCACCATATAAAAAGCCTGTGCCACTCCAGGCCCTTCCATCCAAATCTCTTCCCTTGCTCTCCACGGTGAACTTGGTAAGTCTGAACTCACTCCCTCTCTTCCTGCTGGTAGGATTTCTGTCACGGGGACTGCTTCCCTTCTGTGCGTGGTCCTTCTGATATGTGGTCCAGGCTTGAAAACCCATTGTGCTTCCCTCTTCCGGGAGGTGAGTTGgtgagggaagaggggaggctTCAGTCCCTTCCGAGGGGGACTGGGCTCTTTTGTAGCAGCGGCTCTGCTGAAGCCTGAGGCTGAACGACCAGTACCATCTAACCGGTCGCCAGGTACTTCCTCCCCCAACGACAGTGCAGCGACATGCCTCGGTCACTCTTGGCGTGGAAAGGAACTTTGCAGGGAGATCTGGCCCTACGCAGGCACTGCCCGTTTTCAGGGGAGCCAAGCTGGGCGTCCGAAAGGGCCCAACAGCTAatgccctctgctccctcccggTCTTACAGGGTCGCCTCCCTCCGCGAGACATGTCGTGctacagctcctgcctgccagccgCCTGCGGCCCAACCCCGCTtgccaacagctgcaacgagccGTGCGTCATCCGGTGCGCCGACTCCAGCGTTGCGATCCAGCCCTCGCCAGTCCTGGTGACGCTGCCGGGCCcaatcctcagctccttccctcagagcacagctgtgGGATCCACCGCGTCGGCTGCCGTGGGGAGCTCTCTCAGCGCTGGCAGTGTGCCCATCGCTTCTGGGGGCTTTGGGTGGTCCGGTCTGGGCCGTGGGCTCTGTGGGCCTCTGGGACGGGGCAATCTCTTATGCTGAAGCCCGTGGATTGCCTGCCCGTGGCCGAGCGCCAGGAGCCTCGAGGAAAGCcctggagccagccctgagcGCGTGGCCGTGGTCCGCAGAGGAGCCGAGCTCCCGCTTCTCCGCCTGCGCTGCGAGGAAGGGGCCTGCGCTGGCCTTCCGTCTCTTCCAAGGAAGCCTCTCTCTTTGCCCCTCTTGCTCTGCTTTACCTCACGCTCCCCATGAAatacctcctccttccttccgtAGCAACGGGTCTAGGTGATAACGACAGATGACTGCCAGAGCCTTGAAGGGgaactggaaaagaagcatCCCTGCCGTGGAGGTTTTCCTTCAGATGGCAGCACTCCTCTGAGCTTTACTCAGCCTCCCAAATGCTCtcgtcttttcctttctcctttgattttctcattaaagacaCTGGGCATCAGCTTTGCAAGGGAGTCGTGTTTCattctcccctcttctccagtCCCAGCCAGCTGAGTATCCAAAAGAGTTCCTCCCTTGGTAAAGCGACGGTTTTCTCCGTAGTTCCTGGGTTTGAGAGGGCCTCGTCTTTTGCCCCGGACATCCCATAGCAATGGGGACAAGGCCGGTTTGGGGCGAGAGCTCTTGTGGAAGGAGCCCCATTGCCCATCGGGACACCTCGAAGGCCACAAAACAAAGTATGAGGGAAGGCCAAGTTTTCATGGAGTCGTAGAATCGCCCCGACTGGTAGGAACCTCAacagatcatctggtccaaccttttgtgggaaagggagcctagacGAGATTACCTAGCCCCCTGTCCAATCGCATCTTGAAAACCTTCAGTCTTGGGGACTCTACCACGTCTCTGGGGAGGTCGTTGCGGGGaatgattgttctcactgtaaaaaaagtctttcttatATCGAGGCGAAGCCTCTGCCGGTTGCTCCCTGTCCTCTCCATGTGTCTCGCTGTTAAGAGAGAGTCTCCGTCGTCTTTGTAGTggcctttaagtactggaaaacTGTGATGAGTGCAGGAAAAGAGCACCACAGGACAGCACGAGGCTCAGTATGGGTTGTATACatggatttgtgtgtgtgtgtgtgcctcctgggaggggtgtgtgtgtgtgcctccTGGGAGGCATGCTCAGCCTcgctgctggctgggcctggGGGCGTGGAGCTGTGgcagcctgggctctgctggGCTCCTGGGTTCAGCAGCCACTGAAGAGAAAGGGATCCTTCTGGGCTGTCCAAACCACCAAGCTCATCTGTCGATGAGAAAGAGTTCTgctcttcttctcttccctgagGCTGGCCAGGTGAGATCAAGGTGCCCATGAAGAAGCTGACCCCTCCGCAGCAGGCAGCCCCTTTCTCATCTCCCCCAGGCTCTGCCTCTGGATTCAGACCCAACTGGGCTGGCAGTGGCCCCCTTTGCCTGGCTCACAGGCCTTAGGGATACGCGAGGCTGGCGGCGGGGTGGGGTCAGCAGCATTCTGAGCTCTGAGCCCCTTGGCCAAGCCCCAGTCTCTTCTTCTCGTATCATGTTTGCATGCTGGCGCGTGCGGGCACGCTGCTCACAGGTGCTGGTCAGCAGGAGCCACGAGGCATCCTTGGAAGTGCAAACCTACTGGGAAGGGCACCCAGAGGAGAGCAGGGTGGGGAGAGCAAGAAGCCCACGGTCGTGGGGAAGAGAAATCCGAAGGAAATTGGGTGAGGGAGGCAGGTGGCCAGGGAGGCAGAAGTGCAAGTGTGTGTAAGGGAGGGGAGGTCGCGTGGGCAGGAAGAGgctccagccagctctgtgccTTTCACAACCACGCTGGATCGTCCCTGTTCCTCCGACCCCTGCCAAGTCGCTCCTGACCACCCGGGACAGCACATCCCTTGGCGGCATGGCTGGCTGCTGGCTACCCCTGCCTGCACACGGGTCTTCCCTGCAGATCCCTGCTTTGTCACAGAACCGGTTAAGGGCTTGGCGAGTCTGAAATAGGAGGGGAGGCTGTGAGAGCTGGGATTCTTCCCACACCTGACGGAAGGGAATGAAgagggagccagactcttctcactAGTACCAACTGGCAGCGCAAGAGtcaatgggcacaaattaaaacacgTGAAATTCCATCGCAAGGCAGGAAACCACTTTCTTACcgtgagggtggtcaaacagtggaccaggttgcccagagaggttgtggagtctccatccttggagatactcaaaacccaacCCGACTACGTCCTAAGCAACCAGCTCAAGTTGACCTTGCTGGAGCAGTTGGCTTGGACTAAAGGATCTCAGGAGGAGGATCCCTTGCAACCCCAACGATTCTGAGATTCTGTGAACGGATAAGAGCAATGTCTCCCACAGCAAAATACCTTACCCAAAATGTTCTGTGACTGGAAGTGCTTGACGCCTATTTTGTTTTTCGTTCCCATGGCTGGTTGAGCCTTACCGAAGGcaaggtaaacaacatccaccgctcttcccttccccaccaaGCTAGTCACCTCACTGTAGAAGGCTACCAGCTTGGTTAAGCATGACTTCTCCTTTGTAAATCCATGCTTGCTACTCCCAACCACCTTCCTGTGCTACCTATGTTTGGAAACTACTTCCAAGATGTTTTGCTCTACCGTCTTCCCAGGGACTGCGGAGAGGCTGACCATCCTGTGAGTTCCCTGGATCTTCGTCCTCTCCCTTCTTGTTCCTCTTGCCTATGTGGAGACAGAAGAGGTTGAGGTGTGTCCTGAGCCACTTCAAACCCTCGCAAGTTTCTTTGCAGGCCACTCTCATCTCAAAACAAAGGCTTACTTGGGGGCACACATCGAGCTGCTCACACTCAGAAACTCTGACCATTGTTGGGCTGACCGACGAGGATGGGATTCGAACCCATGCGTGCAGAGCACAATGGATTAGCAGTCCATCGCCTTCACCACTCGGCCACCTCGtcagcatgctgctgctgctcctgccactgctgccgctgctcctgctgctgcttctcctgctcctgcttctcctgctcctgctcctacTCCTGCCACTGCCGCTGCCACTGCTCCTGATCTTGCtgttcctgctcctgctcctgttcctgctccagctccagctccagctcctgctcctgctcctgacaCCTACACCTTTTTAACCTGCTTCTtgacatggcagagaaggagccAGCCTCCAGCTTTTGCCTTTTGGGACTGGTCCACTCTCCCGACAGCTGGGCTCAGCTCCAGGGACCTTTCGGAAATAGGTCTCGGCGTTCACATCAGAAAATGACTGAACGGCGGAGCCCCACGCTCCTTCCCGGGAAGGAACACGGGAGAGTGACCCCGGAGTGGCTCAGCGCCTCCAAAGGACTCGAGCCTGGCTTTGAGATTAATTTCTCACCAGCCACGTTCCCCTTGCACTCTGGAAGGATACCACCAGCTCATACGGCCAGGAGTCACTCACGCTTGACGGGTGGACTTTTCACCAGGACAGAGCATGTGCCTCAGGCTTGGCTGTGGTGTCTCTGTGCTGTTCCCCCTGGCGCTCACCCAGGATCTCATCACAGGCTGCttctctcccagcacagctaACAGTCGGGAACGAAGCGGGAGCTGAGGGGCACCGGCCCCACTGCACACAACTCCTCTTCTTACCCGCCAGAGCTCCAGTGCTGCAGAGAGTTGAAACCACTGCACTGGTCCCCTGAGCCCAAGCCTCTCTGTGCCTTGAAGGTCAGACCTTGAGCTGGGGGAAACGGTGCAGAGGCCAGGCTTGCTGCCCCTGGTGGATAACAGAAAGGTGGGTAGGGGGTTGCGCACTGTGGGGTGGACACCGATGGCAGGGCCCTGCGATCCTCTCTTTCTGCTCCGCCCGGTTAATTCCTGTCCTGGACAAAAGGGAGCAGTGCACAGCCTTGGGGGGCTGGGACCAGAACCACTTGCACCCTGGTCACTCCGAGTAGTTTCCCCAGCCCGAGCCCGCCCCATGGGCCTGTAATGGCAGAGCTATGTGAACAAGGAGGACCGGCAGATTCAACATCGCCGCCGGGGCAGGAGCCCACAGCAGGAGGGAGGACTGGCCTGGGAAACACAATGCTCTGCCGACCTCCTTCCCCAGACTGATGGCACTCCCTGTTGTGGATATGAAAAATTCCTGGGATTGGCTTTCTGAGTTCTTAACAAAGACGTTCCTGACAAAGTAGCCAGCGCCACCATTGGCTCTCATTCATCCAGCAGCCTGTTGAGTCCCTGCCGTAACCAATGCAGCACAGGGAGATTCAACAGAAAATTCGGGCTTCCCTCATACTTTGTTTTGTGGCCTTCGAGGTGTCCCGATGGGCAATGGGGCTCCTTCCACAAGAGCTCTCGCCCCAAACCGGCCTTGTCCCCATTGCTATGGGATGTCCGGGGCAAAAGACGAGGCCCTCTCAAACCCAGGAACTACGGAGAAAACCGTCGCTTTACCAAGGGAGGAACTCTTTTGGATACTCAGCTGGCTGGGactggagaagaggggagaatGAAACACGACTCCCTTGCAAAGCTGAT
This region of Buteo buteo chromosome 13, bButBut1.hap1.1, whole genome shotgun sequence genomic DNA includes:
- the LOC142038470 gene encoding feather beta keratin-like, encoding MSCYSSCLPAACGPTPLANSCNEPCVIRCADSSVAIQPSPVLVTLPGPILSSFPQSTAVGSTASAAVGSSLSAGSVPIASGGFGWSGLGRGLCGPLGRGNLLC